A region from the Halobacillus mangrovi genome encodes:
- a CDS encoding YtxH domain-containing protein codes for MPNGKSLALGFIFGGVVGAAYTLLSAPSSGRDLRENAKLKSESLKNTVLSLKEEGMQLKDQIAQTSKEGAELIKELSEDVKTSVESWKKTVEPHQKNIQKYLEQIEESLKELEEKAKAQENNTDTEPDHEIINHQ; via the coding sequence TTATCTTCGGCGGCGTCGTCGGAGCTGCCTACACACTACTAAGCGCCCCATCTTCTGGCCGTGATTTACGTGAAAATGCCAAATTAAAAAGTGAAAGCTTAAAAAATACGGTTCTCAGCCTGAAAGAAGAAGGCATGCAGTTGAAAGATCAAATTGCTCAAACTTCCAAAGAAGGCGCAGAGCTGATTAAGGAACTTTCAGAAGATGTAAAAACATCTGTTGAGAGCTGGAAGAAGACGGTTGAGCCTCACCAAAAGAACATTCAAAAATATCTAGAACAAATAGAGGAGAGCTTAAAGGAGCTAGAAGAAAAGGCGAAAGCACAAGAGAATAATACGGATACCGAACCTGACCACGAAATCATTAACCACCAGTAA